In a genomic window of Occallatibacter riparius:
- a CDS encoding NAD(P)-dependent alcohol dehydrogenase, giving the protein MKAIVYEQYGPPDVLSLKEIDKPLPGKGEVLVRVHAASVNPYDWHFLRGKPALLQLFTGIGKPRYPRLGADCAGVVEAVGSGTTRFKPGDAVFGVCKGSFAEFACGKETQLALRPAGVSFEQAASLPIAATTALQGLRDRAKIKAGQQLLINGAAGGVGTFAVQIEREMGAHVTAVCSGRNADLMRSLGAECVIDYMQEDFTRSPQKWDAIFDLVGNRTLAEFRSALQPKGVFVSCGGGGPDKKATELAGVMFGKMLIAPFVSQRLTGVLAKINGADLSTLAAMVESGKIKPVLDRTYPLAETAEAVRYVEACHARGKVIIALG; this is encoded by the coding sequence ATGAAAGCCATCGTCTACGAGCAGTACGGCCCGCCTGATGTTCTTTCCCTCAAAGAAATCGATAAGCCTTTACCCGGCAAAGGCGAAGTGCTGGTTCGCGTGCACGCCGCCTCAGTGAACCCTTACGACTGGCACTTCCTGCGCGGCAAACCTGCGCTCCTTCAGCTGTTCACCGGGATCGGGAAACCGCGCTACCCCCGGCTGGGGGCAGACTGTGCCGGCGTGGTGGAAGCCGTAGGCTCCGGAACCACCCGGTTCAAGCCCGGAGATGCGGTCTTCGGCGTCTGCAAAGGCTCGTTCGCAGAGTTTGCCTGCGGGAAGGAGACGCAGCTTGCCCTAAGGCCCGCGGGGGTCTCATTTGAGCAGGCGGCTTCGCTGCCGATCGCGGCGACCACTGCCCTGCAGGGGCTGCGCGACCGCGCGAAGATCAAGGCCGGCCAGCAGCTCCTGATCAACGGGGCAGCTGGCGGCGTGGGGACGTTCGCGGTGCAGATCGAGCGGGAGATGGGGGCACACGTGACCGCAGTTTGCAGTGGAAGAAACGCCGATCTGATGCGTTCTCTCGGCGCCGAGTGCGTGATCGACTACATGCAGGAAGACTTCACCCGATCGCCGCAGAAGTGGGATGCCATCTTCGATCTGGTGGGGAATCGCACCCTTGCCGAATTTCGCAGCGCCCTTCAGCCAAAGGGAGTTTTTGTGAGCTGCGGTGGAGGCGGTCCGGATAAGAAGGCGACCGAACTGGCCGGCGTGATGTTCGGAAAGATGCTGATTGCCCCTTTCGTGAGCCAGCGGCTCACCGGCGTGTTGGCGAAGATCAACGGAGCTGACCTGAGCACTCTGGCGGCGATGGTGGAGTCCGGCAAGATCAAGCCGGTTCTCGATCGGACGTACCCCCTCGCCGAAACGGCCGAAGCCGTGCGGTATGTGGAAGCATGCCACGCGCGCGGCAAGGTGATTATTGCCCTCGGCTAA